The region TGCGGATTGGCTTTATATTTACTTTCCCGTGTTTTTAATTTGCATCACTGCGGCGATTATTTTCTTCCCGGGACCGATACTGTCTCACAAGAGCCGGTCATGGTTTGTCTATGCGCATGTAAGTACTTGCAAGGTCTGAGTTGATTCGGTACGGCGTGCTAACTACGGCAGTGGCgccttttgctggctgggcttTACCCGGTCGAGTTTCGCGATTTCTTCCTTGGAGACATGTATTGTTCACTCACATATTCCATGGCTGTAGGTGTCGTCATTGTGCCCTGGGTCTGCGGCCTGCAAAACTAACAAATGTAGAATATCGAATTATTCTTTTGCCTGTATGCAAATGGGTGGGACAATCCCACACAATGTAATTCGAATCACTCCCGCCTCTTGGGCTTCCTGATGACCCTGCCCCCTATTTGGCGCTTCTTCCAATGTCTTCGTCGATACAAGGATACGCGCAATGTGTTTCCTCACCTTGTCAACGGCGGCAAGTATATAATGACCATTACCGCCACTGTCATGCTCTCCCTCTACCGCATCAACAATTCCCGCACAAACCTGGCTCTCTACATTACCTTTTCCGTCATCAATGGCGTCTATGTCTGTACGTGGTCCTTTGCACCCCTCTGTCCGCCTTTATCAATGCCAATACTAATCGCGACGCACAAAACAGCTATATGGGACCTCTTCATGGACTTCTCCCTCTTACAAACCGACGCACGACATTACGCTCTCCGCGACATCTTGGCCTTCAAGCGCCGCTGGCCATACTACTTCATCATGGTCATCGACCCTATTCTCCGCTTCGCGTGGATTTTCTacgccatcttcacccaCGACACGCAACACTCGACCATCGTCTCCTTCTTCGTGTCGTTTGTGGAAATCCTGCGTCGCGGAATGTGGGCACTCTTCCGCGTCGAAAACGAACACTGCGCCAACGTCTCGCAGTACAAGGCATCCCGCGATGTTCCACTGCCGTACCGCATCGAGCCACTGATGGACCGCGTTAGTGAGGAAACGTCTCCTATATTGACGGCGGACGAGCAGAGACGGCAGGAATTGACGCAATCGACGGGGAGTTCTACGGCTGTTGCCTCCACGCTGGGGACTTTGCGGCGGCGCACAGATACGATTAGTGCTCGGTCATTTTCCAAGATTCTCGCCGAGGCTCATAAGCAGGACTTTGTGAAGAGGCGCAGGCCAGAGGAAGTGGTGGACGATGAGGCTGGCGAAGAGCCAagtgacgaggatgaggaggatgaggatgaggaggccgaggcGGCGAGTCTACTCGAGGAAGGTGAGGCTAGAGGACTCAGGAGTCGGCATTAGAATGGGTCatgtcaacgtcaacatAGCATGAAGCGATTGCAATTGTAGTAGTCTTCAAAGTGTTCTATATTCTAGATAGTATATGCCTAGGCTTCGTTCTATCATGGTATCGCATCTGTTACACAGATTCTACCTCTTCCCGTCGCTAGATTCGTCCTGCGCTGATAGTTGCATCGAAATCAAGACCACTCCTCATCAATCTGCTCCCACAGATCCAAAAACCCCTTGAAAAACTTGACACCCAGGCCCGGATCCAAGGCGCCAGTCGTCGCTCTGACGGAATGCATGCTCAACTGCGCCAAGCCCGCATCCGCAGCCCTACAGCCCATGGCACTAGACAAGCTAGGCCCAATGGTGCCGCCGCTCCTCGAGTCGTTGCGAATCTGGAAATCTTGCGTCTTGGCACCAATAATTTCGCCTACTCGTCGTAGGATAGCCGTCGACACGGCATCAGTGGTCATGTGACCGTTGGAATcgccggcaatggcaatACCTACGTTTAGCTGGGGCACGTGTTGGTCTAGATACGTCTCCAGGAAGTTGGGGTTGCCGGCGTGTGTCACGTCCGCCGACAAGAGGAACGACTTGGCGTATGTTTGGCCGAGGAGGCCGGGGCCGTAGGTATCGGGGTTGAGGGCTTCGACGGTTCGTTCAATGACGATGGGGAGGAAGTTGCTGCGGGCGCCTTGACGGAGGAGCGAGCCgatttcttcgtcgtcaaacAGGGCGACGAGCTTGATGTAGCTGTCTGAGGACTTGGTGTCCGCGGCAAGGAGACCCATCAGGGCGGACCAGGAGCAGAGCTTATCGTCGATGCGGCCGGCGGTGATGAACTCCCTGTCCATGCCCATGGTCTGCGCGGGCTGGCTGTCGTAGAGCTCGAGTTCCCAGTTGAGAATGGAGGTGTAGGACGTGATGCCGAGTTGCTTGGCAATGAGCTGGACGAGTTTCCGGGGCTGGGTGTTCACAAAGGCGCCTTCATGTCCAAGCGGTTCGGCATCTTGTTCGGAATGCGGCGACGAGCTCTGCAGGCCGATTACGGGAACGGCCTGTGtctccttgttgttgctgccaaACATGCCTACGCCAAAGTGAGGCGCGAGCGTGGGTATCTTGGCAATGGGCCAGTCcagcttgacgagcttggtGGCCGTCTTGCCGGTTTCAGGGTCGCGCACCACGACGCGGCCGCCGATGCTGAGATCGCGATCCCACCAGGTATGGTTCAGGCCGCCGGCGTATTGGGCCACGCCTAGCTGGACGTAGCCTGCCTTGCTGGGACGGTTGCTTATGGGCTTGAGGCGCGCGGTGAGGGCGTCGATGTGGCCGCCAATCATGCCCACGCCGTTGCCGGGCTTGTAGGCGTGGCCGACGGTGAAGGCGATGATGGTGCTGCCGTTGCGAGTCACCCAGTACTTGCCGCCTGGGCGGACTTTGCCGTTCCATGATTCTCGGGCGTCGAGCTACGACGGGCCTTGTTAGCAAGTGCATATTGTTTGTGCTGATAGATGCGTGTGGTTGTCACGGTATCCAACACGTTAATCGGCTGGGCGTTGCATACCTCCTCAAACCTGCTGTCGCTCAGCTTGCGCTTAAAATAATCAACGGTATGGAAAACGGTAGGGTTCTCCTGCAAAAAATCGCAAAACGGCTTCGTAAACGCCTCGGGTCGGCATTGCTCgacttggcaaaggcggcagaCCTGGCCCTCGCTAAGGGTCGGGTTCATCTGGTTGAGTTCGTAGGGTGTGAGCTTGGACATGCAGTGCCCGCAGACGTGGTTGTCTGGGGAGTTACGGCCGTCCATGTCAGAGAGAATAAAGTTCTTTGACTTGAAGCTCGtcgctggtgatgttgtgctcTGAATGGGAGGCTGGCCCGGTGTCGGAGGTTGTTGACGCAGCGACAGAACGGAAGCGTAAGGGCTTGGCATGGGAGTTCGTCTCGTCATTGTTGCATGCCACATGGAACGTAATAGATGTGTTGGAGGGCAAACGAGGGAGTGGTCGATGAGTATATTGAGTGAGTAGAGAAGAGAGGAGATAAAGAAGACAGAGTGTGTCAGAGACAGGCGGTGGACCTTTGTGTTTCTATGTCATGTTGTGACCCCAGGCCAACGCCTAAGCCAAGGGTCTCATGATCTCCAAGTGGCAGCTGCTTTCTCCGGAGTGGCTTGACGGCGAGTGCCTGACCTGACCGTCATCATTGATCCTGGCACTTGTTCCTGTGGCTG is a window of Pochonia chlamydosporia 170 chromosome 5, whole genome shotgun sequence DNA encoding:
- a CDS encoding aspartyl aminopeptidase (similar to Coccidioides immitis RS XP_001242741.1), which codes for MTRRTPMPSPYASVLSLRQQPPTPGQPPIQSTTSPATSFKSKNFILSDMDGRNSPDNHVCGHCMSKLTPYELNQMNPTLSEGQVCRLCQVEQCRPEAFTKPFCDFLQENPTVFHTVDYFKRKLSDSRFEELDARESWNGKVRPGGKYWVTRNGSTIIAFTVGHAYKPGNGVGMIGGHIDALTARLKPISNRPSKAGYVQLGVAQYAGGLNHTWWDRDLSIGGRVVVRDPETGKTATKLVKLDWPIAKIPTLAPHFGVGMFGSNNKETQAVPVIGLQSSSPHSEQDAEPLGHEGAFVNTQPRKLVQLIAKQLGITSYTSILNWELELYDSQPAQTMGMDREFITAGRIDDKLCSWSALMGLLAADTKSSDSYIKLVALFDDEEIGSLLRQGARSNFLPIVIERTVEALNPDTYGPGLLGQTYAKSFLLSADVTHAGNPNFLETYLDQHVPQLNVGIAIAGDSNGHMTTDAVSTAILRRVGEIIGAKTQDFQIRNDSRSGGTIGPSLSSAMGCRAADAGLAQLSMHSVRATTGALDPGLGVKFFKGFLDLWEQIDEEWS